In one window of Halococcus salifodinae DSM 8989 DNA:
- a CDS encoding AI-2E family transporter yields MVALGSGPSTDRTRVGWWAFVVALAAIAGYVAYSFVGMVVLGVFGYYATRPICRRLARRIDSDGIAAGATVLLVVIPILLLVAYAGFNVFQQLQGAVGASGGGAFGGVVDLSVLPPEQQETARTLLQNPRQVVSQPQQVAGTALSVGAQAFSAVAGGLVLVGLALTLSFFLLQNDDRLAGGLEALFGGRDTVAYAYATAVDEDLESVFFGNLLFVIVMAVIAAVAYEATNLLAPGSLHVPMVLVLAVLTGFTSLIPVVVGKVIYLPVVAYLGVQALQTGGGAFAFVAGALVVYFLVLDILPQTFLQPYITGRQLDMVVMMFAYLLGPILFGWYGFFLLPIVFIAILELVRIVLPELVRGEPLTPTVSLGEGVGADPRSARDDVPADDAADETANTDEEVDDPAGAG; encoded by the coding sequence ATGGTAGCACTCGGGAGCGGGCCGTCGACCGATCGCACGCGGGTCGGCTGGTGGGCGTTCGTCGTCGCTCTCGCCGCCATCGCGGGCTACGTCGCGTACTCGTTCGTCGGCATGGTGGTGCTTGGCGTGTTCGGCTACTACGCGACACGGCCGATCTGTCGCCGGCTCGCCCGTCGGATCGATTCGGACGGGATCGCGGCGGGTGCGACGGTGCTGCTGGTCGTGATTCCGATCCTCCTGCTCGTGGCCTATGCGGGGTTCAACGTCTTCCAGCAGCTCCAGGGGGCCGTCGGGGCGAGCGGTGGCGGGGCGTTCGGTGGGGTCGTCGATCTGAGCGTTCTCCCACCCGAACAACAGGAAACGGCGCGGACGCTCCTCCAGAACCCCCGCCAGGTGGTGAGCCAGCCCCAGCAGGTGGCCGGGACGGCGCTCTCCGTGGGCGCACAGGCGTTCAGCGCGGTCGCCGGCGGACTCGTGCTCGTCGGCCTCGCGCTCACGCTATCCTTTTTCCTGCTTCAGAACGACGACCGGCTCGCCGGCGGACTCGAAGCGCTATTCGGCGGCCGGGACACTGTGGCGTACGCCTACGCCACGGCGGTCGACGAGGACCTCGAATCGGTGTTTTTCGGCAACCTCCTGTTCGTGATCGTCATGGCGGTCATCGCGGCGGTCGCCTACGAGGCGACCAATCTCCTCGCGCCGGGGAGTCTCCACGTGCCGATGGTGCTGGTGCTGGCGGTGCTGACAGGGTTCACCAGCCTCATCCCGGTCGTCGTCGGCAAGGTGATCTACCTGCCGGTCGTGGCGTATCTCGGCGTGCAGGCGCTCCAGACGGGTGGCGGCGCGTTCGCGTTCGTCGCCGGGGCGCTCGTCGTCTACTTCCTCGTGCTCGACATCCTGCCGCAGACGTTCCTCCAGCCGTACATCACCGGCAGACAGCTCGACATGGTAGTGATGATGTTCGCGTATCTGCTGGGACCGATCCTGTTCGGCTGGTACGGTTTCTTCCTGCTCCCGATCGTGTTCATCGCGATCCTCGAACTCGTCCGGATCGTACTCCCCGAGCTCGTTCGGGGCGAGCCCCTCACACCCACCGTATCGCTCGGCGAGGGCGTCGGGGCCGACCCACGGTCGGCACGCGACGACGTTCCTGCTGATGACGCGGCCGACGAGACGGCCAACACGGACGAGGAAGTCGACGACCCAGCCGGCGCAGGCTGA
- the pth2 gene encoding peptidyl-tRNA hydrolase Pth2 has protein sequence MKQAIVARTDLGMGKGKLAAQVAHASLSAYEDTGSRTRNEWKGSGQKKVVLKGDGERTLFELADRAERKGLPHAIVRDAGHTQVDPGTVTALAVGPGKESVVDGVTGDLSLY, from the coding sequence ATGAAACAGGCCATCGTCGCGCGCACCGATCTGGGAATGGGAAAGGGGAAACTCGCCGCCCAGGTCGCCCACGCCTCGCTGTCGGCCTACGAGGACACCGGCTCGCGCACGCGAAACGAGTGGAAAGGCTCGGGACAGAAGAAAGTCGTTCTCAAAGGAGACGGCGAGCGGACGTTGTTCGAGCTCGCCGACCGGGCCGAGCGCAAGGGGCTGCCCCATGCCATCGTCCGCGATGCGGGCCACACACAGGTCGACCCCGGCACGGTGACCGCGCTCGCGGTCGGGCCGGGCAAGGAGAGCGTCGTCGATGGGGTCACGGGCGACCTCTCGCTATACTAA
- the truD gene encoding tRNA pseudouridine(13) synthase TruD: MREAHPIERAVGISHYVSDADGTGGRLRTRPADFRVREIEREGFEPIDADPDAYPHVVFRATLHNWDTNDFVGALSNRLESSRERVSWAGTKDKRAVSTQLFSVDGVDRAALVDAAAGLDDVDCTIVGRSGRALRFGDLAGNAFEIVVRDAETEPVTAITDDLRAFGGENDGDDETGSNGGVTVGVPNYFGQQRFGSLRPVTHEVGLAIVRGDWAGAVLAYVGNPHSNEPDDTREARTFVEREFRIDDEDAEAGTTTRVRSDGWEVALERLPNRLGFERSMVHRLVENGAQSREDFRAAIEAVPSNLQRLFVNAAQSSLFNRILSERLARGLPFGRAVAGDVVCFADPDAPDELRVPDPDRSQRATEDRVDTVNRHAARGRAFVTAPLVGTETELGDGEPGEIEREVLDEAGIAPADFDLPGSFHSTGTRRAVLVECDLDIERDPLTVDFSLPKGSYATVLLREYLKVDPVDLG, encoded by the coding sequence ATGCGCGAGGCCCACCCCATCGAACGCGCGGTCGGCATCAGCCACTACGTCAGCGACGCCGATGGCACGGGTGGACGGCTCCGCACCCGGCCCGCGGATTTCCGGGTTCGCGAGATCGAGCGTGAGGGATTCGAGCCGATCGACGCCGACCCCGACGCGTACCCGCACGTCGTCTTCCGGGCGACCCTCCACAACTGGGACACCAACGACTTCGTCGGTGCGCTCTCGAATCGCCTGGAGAGCAGCCGTGAGCGTGTCTCGTGGGCAGGAACGAAAGACAAGCGTGCCGTGAGCACCCAGCTGTTCTCGGTCGATGGCGTCGACCGGGCGGCACTCGTCGATGCGGCGGCAGGCCTCGACGACGTCGACTGCACGATCGTCGGTCGATCGGGGCGTGCGCTCCGGTTCGGCGATCTCGCGGGCAACGCCTTCGAGATCGTCGTCCGCGACGCCGAAACCGAACCCGTGACAGCGATCACCGACGATCTTCGGGCGTTCGGTGGCGAAAACGACGGTGACGACGAAACGGGTTCCAACGGTGGCGTGACGGTCGGCGTCCCGAACTACTTCGGCCAACAGCGGTTCGGCTCGCTGCGGCCCGTGACACACGAGGTCGGCCTCGCGATCGTCCGGGGAGACTGGGCGGGGGCGGTGCTTGCCTACGTCGGCAACCCTCACTCGAACGAGCCGGACGACACCCGCGAGGCGCGGACGTTCGTCGAACGCGAGTTCCGAATCGACGACGAGGATGCGGAAGCCGGAACAACGACCCGTGTCCGCTCGGACGGCTGGGAAGTAGCGCTGGAGCGCCTCCCGAACCGACTCGGGTTCGAGCGCTCGATGGTCCACCGGCTGGTCGAGAACGGTGCACAGAGTCGAGAGGATTTCCGGGCGGCGATCGAGGCCGTCCCGAGCAACCTCCAGCGACTGTTCGTCAACGCCGCCCAGTCCTCGCTGTTCAACCGAATCCTCTCGGAGCGGCTCGCACGCGGCCTGCCGTTCGGCCGTGCGGTCGCGGGCGACGTCGTCTGCTTTGCCGATCCTGACGCGCCCGACGAACTCCGGGTTCCCGACCCGGATCGGAGCCAGCGCGCAACCGAAGACCGGGTCGATACCGTGAACCGCCACGCGGCGCGCGGCCGGGCGTTCGTCACCGCACCGCTCGTGGGGACCGAAACGGAGCTGGGCGATGGGGAGCCGGGGGAAATCGAGCGCGAGGTGCTCGACGAAGCCGGGATCGCGCCCGCCGATTTCGATCTCCCAGGGTCTTTTCACTCAACGGGGACTCGCCGGGCGGTGCTCGTCGAGTGTGATCTCGACATCGAACGCGATCCCCTCACCGTCGATTTCAGTCTGCCGAAGGGGTCGTACGCGACCGTGCTGCTCAGAGAGTATCTGAAGGTCGATCCCGTCGATCTCGGGTGA
- a CDS encoding DUF2103 domain-containing protein, which yields MECGRCGARLDRAGDFCLTCRTASVDSVVLDCGRERATATSLADDERVGTWTVTTVPETGENRPRELRNFAGRITDEIHRKRPETVYATGDREVLRAVRAGLHYDLRRIADPGDDPVATVIERADEPTLAVVETPPREKLGGAHSTLVGGRTGRDAIGVAADHPHVKKVIPGPIDAGGRGSRTGVRAKATRADSTGNVRFLIRDGSSVQEVRVVTTAADRDQGERVREDLNRGLADADLRE from the coding sequence ATGGAGTGTGGCCGGTGTGGCGCGCGACTCGACCGAGCGGGCGACTTCTGTCTGACCTGTCGGACCGCGAGCGTCGACAGCGTGGTGCTTGACTGCGGACGCGAGCGCGCCACCGCCACCAGCCTCGCCGACGACGAGCGTGTCGGGACGTGGACGGTCACGACGGTTCCCGAAACGGGCGAAAACCGGCCGCGCGAACTCCGGAACTTCGCGGGACGGATCACCGACGAGATCCACCGCAAGCGCCCCGAGACCGTCTACGCGACCGGCGACCGCGAGGTGCTTCGTGCGGTGCGGGCGGGGCTTCACTACGACCTTCGACGGATCGCGGACCCGGGCGACGACCCGGTCGCGACCGTGATCGAGCGCGCGGACGAACCCACGCTCGCGGTGGTCGAGACGCCGCCGCGCGAGAAGCTCGGTGGAGCGCACTCGACGCTGGTCGGCGGCCGGACAGGTCGAGACGCGATCGGTGTCGCTGCCGATCACCCACACGTGAAGAAGGTGATCCCGGGACCGATCGACGCCGGCGGACGCGGGTCGCGGACGGGTGTTCGCGCGAAGGCGACCCGGGCCGATTCGACCGGCAACGTCCGCTTCCTCATCCGGGACGGATCGAGCGTGCAGGAGGTTCGGGTGGTGACGACCGCCGCCGACCGCGATCAGGGCGAGCGGGTGCGCGAGGACTTGAATCGTGGGCTCGCCGACGCCGACCTGCGAGAGTGA
- a CDS encoding 50S ribosomal protein L37ae, translated as MGNQEVGSAGRFGARYGRVSRRRVAEIEAEMNDDHGCPECGEDAVDRTDTGIWECGKCGHTFAGGAYRPETPGGQTVERSIRAALADEGADDE; from the coding sequence ATGGGTAATCAGGAAGTCGGGAGTGCGGGCCGGTTCGGCGCACGCTACGGTCGCGTCTCGCGCCGACGCGTCGCCGAGATCGAGGCCGAGATGAACGACGATCACGGCTGTCCCGAGTGCGGCGAGGACGCCGTCGATCGAACCGATACGGGGATCTGGGAATGCGGCAAGTGTGGCCACACCTTCGCCGGCGGGGCCTACCGGCCCGAGACGCCCGGCGGGCAGACCGTCGAGCGCTCGATCCGGGCCGCACTCGCCGACGAGGGTGCAGACGACGAATGA
- a CDS encoding DNA-directed RNA polymerase subunit P translates to MSYKCSRCKRDVELDDYGGVRCPYCGHRVLLKERSRDVKEIDVE, encoded by the coding sequence ATGAGCTACAAGTGTTCGCGGTGCAAGCGCGACGTCGAACTCGACGACTACGGCGGTGTGCGGTGTCCGTACTGCGGCCACCGCGTCCTGCTGAAAGAGCGCAGCCGCGACGTCAAAGAGATCGACGTCGAGTAG
- a CDS encoding KEOPS complex subunit Pcc1, which yields MTERHETLLTFEYDTTARATTVAASLRPEIDDIEGDRTRASLTRDGGSVEITIEAADLVALRAGQNTWLSLTGVAERCAAFGDSHPDGG from the coding sequence GTGACCGAGCGCCACGAGACCCTTCTCACGTTCGAGTACGACACCACCGCGCGAGCCACGACCGTCGCGGCGAGCCTCCGTCCCGAGATCGACGACATCGAGGGCGACCGCACGCGGGCCAGCCTCACGCGCGATGGAGGATCGGTTGAGATCACCATCGAGGCGGCGGATCTCGTCGCGCTCCGTGCCGGGCAGAACACGTGGCTGTCGCTGACGGGGGTCGCGGAGCGGTGTGCGGCGTTCGGCGATTCGCACCCGGACGGCGGGTGA
- a CDS encoding TIGR00341 family protein, protein MRFVKVSVPAGKRADVLAALDEADVDYAIADESDDSDYEAVVSFPLPQDAVEPTLDRLRAAGVADDAWTVVLDAQTVVSDRLDRLREDTDRAARQGRIAREELRTAAADLAPKRSERWSYVAMTAVSAIVAVVGLLQNSAAVVVGSMVIAPLIGPAMAASVGTVIDDRKLATRGVGLQVIGLGLAVVSAAVFAAVVRFVGLIPPGTDITSIPEIQSRLAPDFLSLAVALGAGVAGAISLTTGAGAALVGVMIAVALIPPAATVGIGLAWGQPLVSLGSGVLVLVNVLSINLAALIVLWVIGYRPQDALRLEEVRTTLVQRARVLALALVVLSVFLAGVTYLTYQSSQFEQQTEREVHAMLDEQPYRDLTLLDASIGSSETAIAFDEAGLAAGGPINVTVTVDRPPGSDYPAFATRLDRRLTRSTGRNVIVEARFIDAAGTGPTRSANVTGS, encoded by the coding sequence ATGCGATTCGTCAAGGTGTCCGTTCCGGCCGGAAAGCGTGCGGACGTGCTCGCTGCACTCGATGAGGCGGACGTCGACTACGCGATCGCCGACGAGTCGGACGACAGTGACTACGAAGCGGTCGTCTCGTTCCCGCTCCCACAGGACGCCGTCGAGCCGACGCTCGATCGCCTCCGTGCGGCCGGCGTCGCCGACGACGCCTGGACCGTCGTTCTCGACGCCCAAACCGTCGTTTCGGACCGTCTCGATCGACTCCGTGAGGATACCGACCGAGCCGCGCGGCAGGGCCGCATCGCCCGCGAGGAACTCAGGACGGCGGCCGCAGACCTCGCTCCAAAGCGCTCCGAGCGCTGGTCGTACGTGGCGATGACCGCCGTCAGCGCCATCGTCGCCGTCGTTGGCCTCCTCCAGAACTCGGCGGCCGTGGTGGTCGGATCGATGGTGATCGCGCCGCTGATCGGCCCGGCAATGGCCGCTTCCGTGGGCACGGTTATCGACGACCGCAAGCTGGCGACGCGGGGTGTCGGGTTGCAGGTCATCGGTCTCGGTCTCGCGGTCGTGAGTGCGGCGGTGTTCGCCGCGGTCGTTCGGTTCGTGGGGCTGATTCCACCGGGGACCGATATCACGTCGATACCCGAGATTCAGAGCCGTCTCGCGCCAGATTTTCTCTCGCTTGCGGTCGCGCTCGGGGCTGGCGTCGCCGGCGCGATCAGCCTCACGACGGGAGCCGGCGCAGCGCTCGTGGGCGTGATGATCGCGGTCGCGCTCATCCCGCCCGCCGCGACAGTGGGTATCGGTCTCGCGTGGGGCCAGCCGCTCGTGAGTCTCGGCTCGGGAGTGCTCGTCCTCGTGAACGTGCTCTCGATCAACCTCGCTGCACTGATCGTGCTCTGGGTCATCGGCTACCGACCGCAGGACGCGCTTCGACTGGAGGAAGTCAGAACCACACTCGTGCAGCGTGCTCGTGTCCTCGCACTCGCGCTCGTCGTCCTCTCGGTGTTTCTCGCCGGCGTTACGTATCTCACCTACCAGTCCTCGCAGTTCGAACAGCAGACCGAACGCGAGGTCCATGCAATGCTCGACGAACAGCCGTATCGGGACCTCACGCTGTTGGATGCCTCGATCGGATCGAGCGAAACGGCCATCGCGTTCGACGAGGCGGGCCTCGCTGCCGGAGGACCGATCAACGTCACCGTGACGGTCGACCGGCCACCGGGCAGCGATTATCCCGCGTTCGCCACGAGGTTGGACCGCCGACTCACGCGGAGCACCGGACGCAACGTGATCGTCGAGGCGCGATTCATCGACGCTGCCGGAACCGGCCCGACACGGTCGGCGAACGTCACCGGCTCGTGA
- a CDS encoding prefoldin subunit beta, translating into MQGNLPPEAQEKIEELQDLQESAQQVAAQKQQAETQLTESQTALDELDDIDSATTMYREVGELLIETDYDEAEEDLDDKVSSLEVRVETLQKQEERVQEQFESLQSELQQMLSGGGGGGPGPAGGMGPGGPGAGG; encoded by the coding sequence ATGCAAGGTAACCTGCCGCCGGAAGCACAGGAGAAAATCGAGGAGCTTCAGGATCTCCAGGAGAGTGCCCAGCAGGTCGCGGCACAGAAACAGCAGGCCGAGACTCAGCTCACCGAGTCCCAGACCGCACTCGACGAGCTCGACGACATCGACAGCGCCACCACGATGTACCGCGAGGTCGGCGAGCTCCTGATCGAGACCGACTACGACGAGGCCGAGGAAGACCTCGACGACAAGGTCTCCAGCCTCGAAGTCCGCGTCGAGACGCTCCAGAAACAGGAAGAGCGCGTGCAGGAGCAGTTCGAGAGCCTCCAGAGCGAGCTTCAGCAGATGCTGAGCGGTGGCGGCGGTGGCGGTCCCGGCCCGGCGGGCGGCATGGGTCCCGGCGGTCCCGGTGCGGGCGGGTAG
- a CDS encoding DUF3194 domain-containing protein — MPTEDEVVTTASEAAEGMIFSRYKRSAVRDLDITVGFEDGILDIDIYLNPPDDAEPDPEAVIENAIVAAESAVDELFADE, encoded by the coding sequence ATGCCGACCGAAGACGAGGTGGTAACGACGGCCAGCGAGGCCGCCGAAGGCATGATCTTCTCGCGGTACAAGCGATCGGCAGTCCGTGATCTCGACATCACCGTGGGGTTCGAGGACGGTATTCTCGACATCGACATCTACCTCAATCCACCCGACGATGCAGAGCCCGATCCCGAAGCAGTCATCGAGAACGCGATCGTGGCGGCGGAGTCGGCAGTCGACGAGCTGTTCGCCGACGAGTGA
- a CDS encoding DUF2070 family protein, with translation MTATQGDLAALSRYVFRAPRWYASLGFALVVAALAGVVAFDSRFVLEDAWQGVFFIGIPTVVAAVLTPPVDRRLGGQLTPNRASLLALVSELLLVVVLVVAGLVALLTPLGQGFVFDALTIGLAAVFALRLLAVMAISRKSLLAASVPASIQTATVALLVFVYSGTMRFVEVGGPLVRSFLSRPTRGPAEFQAVEPLDFALLGLTCALYAVGVRVFVAAIDRPWRRSLGVSILDFLRGFVGHIAEGTRELEVFFESLGEEAIVPVSVLSARRPDGTEKARFVLPMIHPGPMGEIGGGNLPERVAESADGLGFPPHATAGHDFNLVTEREVDTVLDAVSRAHERIEYTETATPSRRATVGEATVTGHAIGDSALLVATYAPGFADDIDYSVGLSTAAEARSRGLADVMLADAHNSNNGLDGPDLGHVVPGSQRSFDLMEAAGRLASDLTDAPQATLELGVAWDETPWEPTDGIGPLGIRVAVFDVGGDTTAYVLIDGNNMEPGLRDAIVDSLPVDTAEVLTTDTHVVNTVDSTNQVGGAIDRDELRARIETLVGDALDDREPVAAGMATERARVTVFGNDRTEALASHANAMIGMGGALAAALVLALMAVSVLLFFVA, from the coding sequence ATGACGGCCACGCAGGGCGACCTCGCGGCGCTCTCGCGGTACGTGTTCCGCGCACCGCGGTGGTACGCGAGTCTGGGGTTCGCGTTGGTGGTCGCCGCGCTCGCGGGCGTCGTGGCGTTCGACTCGCGGTTCGTTCTCGAAGACGCGTGGCAAGGGGTGTTCTTCATCGGCATCCCGACCGTCGTGGCGGCGGTGCTCACACCACCGGTCGACCGCCGGCTCGGTGGGCAGCTCACGCCGAACCGTGCCTCCCTGCTCGCGCTCGTGTCCGAGCTCCTCCTCGTCGTCGTGCTCGTCGTGGCGGGGCTCGTCGCGCTGCTCACGCCGCTCGGTCAGGGGTTCGTCTTCGACGCGCTGACCATCGGGCTGGCGGCGGTGTTCGCGCTCCGATTGCTTGCCGTGATGGCGATCTCGCGCAAATCGCTGCTCGCCGCGAGCGTTCCCGCGAGCATCCAGACCGCGACGGTCGCGCTCCTCGTGTTCGTCTACAGCGGTACGATGCGGTTCGTCGAGGTCGGCGGCCCGCTGGTGCGCTCGTTTCTCTCCCGACCGACGCGTGGCCCCGCGGAGTTCCAGGCGGTCGAACCGCTCGACTTCGCGCTGCTCGGGCTGACCTGCGCCCTCTACGCCGTCGGCGTCCGAGTGTTCGTCGCCGCAATCGACCGGCCGTGGCGACGGAGCCTCGGCGTGAGCATCCTCGATTTCCTCCGTGGGTTCGTCGGCCACATCGCCGAGGGAACGAGGGAGCTGGAGGTGTTCTTCGAGTCGCTCGGCGAGGAGGCGATCGTTCCCGTCTCGGTGCTTTCGGCCCGCCGGCCCGACGGCACCGAGAAAGCGCGGTTCGTCCTCCCGATGATCCATCCCGGACCGATGGGTGAGATCGGTGGCGGCAACCTCCCCGAGCGGGTCGCCGAGAGCGCCGACGGGCTCGGTTTCCCGCCACACGCGACCGCCGGCCACGACTTCAACCTCGTGACCGAACGCGAAGTCGATACGGTGCTCGACGCGGTTTCGCGCGCCCACGAGCGCATCGAGTACACCGAGACTGCGACCCCGAGTCGGCGCGCGACCGTCGGCGAGGCCACCGTGACCGGCCACGCCATCGGTGACAGCGCGCTGCTCGTGGCGACGTACGCCCCGGGATTCGCCGACGACATCGACTACTCCGTGGGACTCTCGACGGCCGCGGAGGCACGCTCACGCGGGCTCGCCGACGTGATGCTCGCCGATGCGCACAACTCCAACAACGGGCTCGACGGCCCTGATCTCGGTCACGTGGTTCCCGGCAGCCAGCGGTCGTTCGATCTGATGGAGGCCGCCGGGAGGCTCGCCAGCGATCTCACCGACGCACCCCAAGCGACCCTCGAACTCGGGGTCGCGTGGGACGAGACGCCGTGGGAGCCCACTGACGGCATCGGCCCGCTCGGCATCCGTGTCGCGGTGTTCGACGTCGGCGGTGACACCACCGCCTACGTGCTGATCGACGGCAACAACATGGAACCGGGCCTCCGCGATGCGATCGTCGATTCCCTTCCTGTGGACACCGCCGAGGTGCTCACCACCGACACTCACGTCGTGAACACCGTCGACTCGACCAACCAGGTCGGCGGCGCGATCGACCGCGACGAACTCAGGGCACGGATCGAGACCCTCGTCGGTGACGCGCTCGACGATCGCGAACCCGTCGCCGCCGGGATGGCGACCGAGCGCGCCCGCGTCACGGTGTTCGGCAACGACCGGACCGAGGCGCTCGCCAGCCACGCCAACGCGATGATCGGGATGGGCGGCGCGCTCGCCGCTGCCCTCGTCCTCGCGTTGATGGCGGTGAGCGTGCTCCTCTTTTTCGTCGCCTGA
- a CDS encoding GMP synthase subunit A has product MTRIVVVDNHGQFTHLEGRALRDIGVETEIVDNTTAPDEIDADGLVLSGGPSIDESGRCDEYLDLGVPVLGICLGMQVIADELDGAVGAGDYGGYADVTVDIDDADDPLVGSLAPETRVWASHADEVVELPEGFVRTGRSDVCDIESMSDPDRGLYGVQWHPEVAHTAEGEAVFANFRAICES; this is encoded by the coding sequence ATGACACGAATCGTCGTCGTCGACAACCACGGCCAGTTCACGCATCTCGAGGGCCGGGCGTTGCGCGACATCGGCGTCGAGACCGAGATCGTCGACAACACCACCGCACCTGACGAGATCGACGCCGACGGGCTGGTGCTCTCTGGCGGTCCGTCGATCGACGAGAGCGGTCGGTGTGACGAGTACCTCGATCTCGGTGTCCCGGTTCTCGGGATCTGTCTGGGGATGCAGGTCATCGCGGACGAGCTCGACGGAGCGGTCGGTGCCGGCGATTACGGTGGCTACGCCGACGTCACGGTCGACATCGACGATGCCGACGATCCGCTCGTGGGATCGCTTGCGCCCGAAACCCGGGTCTGGGCGAGCCACGCCGACGAGGTGGTCGAACTTCCCGAAGGGTTCGTCCGGACGGGCAGAAGCGACGTCTGTGACATCGAGTCGATGAGCGATCCCGACCGCGGACTCTACGGCGTCCAGTGGCATCCCGAGGTCGCCCACACCGCGGAGGGCGAGGCGGTCTTCGCAAACTTCCGCGCCATCTGTGAGTCCTAA
- the gdhB gene encoding glutamate dehydrogenase GdhB — translation MAAATAETDEREDEEEPESARETAEHQLERAAAQLDIDRNVVTRLSNPTQVHRVSVPMERDDGTVEVFTGYRAQHDSVRGPYKGGLRYHPGVTDEECVGLSMWMTWKCAVMDLPFGGAKGGIVVDPKSLSGDEKERLTRRFAQELRNVIGPTRDIPAPDMGTDAETMAWFMDAYSMQEGETIPGVVTGKPPVVGGSYGREEAPGQSVAIVAREVCKYYDRPLAETTIAVQGFGSVGANAARQLDDWGASIVAVSDVNGAIYDPDGLDTSDVRSHEEQPEAVTGYPGAEAITNAELLELDVDVLIPAAIGNVLTEANAGDVQADIVVEGANGPTTTAADEIFEEREIPVVPDILANAGGVTVSYFEWLQDINRRAWSLEEVNEELEAEMLTAWEDVRAAFDDHDATWRDAAYIVALRRLAEAHEARGLWP, via the coding sequence ATGGCGGCAGCAACCGCCGAGACCGACGAGAGAGAGGACGAAGAGGAGCCCGAATCAGCGCGCGAGACCGCCGAACACCAGCTCGAACGCGCGGCCGCGCAGCTCGACATCGATCGGAACGTCGTCACCAGACTGTCGAACCCGACCCAGGTCCACCGGGTGTCGGTGCCGATGGAGCGCGACGACGGCACCGTCGAGGTCTTTACGGGCTACCGCGCCCAGCACGACAGCGTTCGCGGGCCCTACAAGGGCGGCCTTCGCTATCATCCCGGCGTCACCGACGAGGAGTGCGTCGGGCTCTCGATGTGGATGACGTGGAAGTGTGCGGTGATGGATCTCCCCTTCGGCGGCGCGAAAGGCGGAATCGTGGTCGACCCGAAGTCGCTCTCCGGCGACGAAAAGGAGCGACTCACCCGGCGGTTCGCCCAGGAACTCCGGAACGTCATCGGACCGACGCGGGACATCCCGGCCCCCGACATGGGCACCGACGCCGAGACGATGGCGTGGTTCATGGACGCCTACTCGATGCAGGAGGGCGAGACGATCCCCGGCGTCGTCACCGGCAAACCGCCCGTCGTCGGCGGGAGCTACGGTCGCGAGGAGGCCCCTGGCCAGAGCGTCGCGATCGTCGCGCGCGAGGTGTGCAAGTACTACGATCGACCGCTGGCCGAAACCACGATCGCAGTCCAAGGGTTCGGCAGCGTCGGCGCGAACGCCGCCCGCCAGCTCGACGACTGGGGAGCCTCGATCGTCGCGGTCTCGGACGTCAACGGGGCGATCTACGACCCCGACGGTCTCGACACCAGTGACGTGCGCTCGCACGAGGAACAGCCCGAGGCGGTCACCGGCTATCCAGGGGCCGAGGCGATCACGAACGCCGAACTCCTCGAACTCGATGTCGACGTGTTGATTCCGGCCGCGATCGGCAACGTCCTCACCGAGGCGAACGCCGGCGACGTCCAAGCCGACATCGTGGTCGAAGGCGCGAACGGCCCGACCACGACCGCGGCGGACGAGATTTTCGAGGAGCGGGAGATTCCGGTCGTTCCCGATATCCTCGCCAACGCCGGCGGCGTCACCGTCTCCTATTTCGAATGGCTCCAGGACATCAACCGTCGGGCGTGGTCGCTGGAGGAGGTCAACGAGGAGCTCGAAGCCGAGATGCTGACCGCGTGGGAGGACGTCCGCGCGGCGTTCGACGACCACGACGCGACGTGGCGCGACGCCGCCTACATCGTCGCGCTCCGCCGGCTTGCCGAGGCACACGAGGCGCGCGGCCTCTGGCCCTGA
- a CDS encoding VOC family protein, protein MSRSTPHLGHVHLKVRDVERAVAFYTDVFDLDVSDRHGPFAFLTFGDHHHDVALQEVGSDAAGTESDIGLYHAAFEAESREALKRIYETLDERGVRVDPIDHGISEALYFDDPDGNGLEAYRDTRAENDRTEWQGMNEPFDPTAL, encoded by the coding sequence ATGAGTCGTTCGACACCCCACCTCGGCCATGTCCATCTCAAGGTCCGTGACGTCGAGCGCGCGGTCGCGTTCTACACCGACGTGTTCGACCTCGACGTGAGCGATCGCCACGGCCCGTTCGCGTTCCTCACCTTCGGCGACCATCACCACGACGTCGCCCTCCAGGAAGTCGGCTCCGACGCCGCCGGGACGGAATCGGATATCGGTCTCTACCATGCTGCGTTCGAGGCCGAGAGCCGCGAGGCACTCAAGCGGATCTACGAAACGCTCGACGAGCGCGGCGTCCGGGTCGATCCGATCGATCACGGCATCAGCGAGGCGCTGTACTTCGACGATCCCGACGGTAACGGGCTCGAAGCCTACCGCGACACCCGTGCGGAGAACGACCGCACCGAGTGGCAGGGAATGAACGAACCGTTCGATCCGACGGCGCTCTGA